The Desulfococcus multivorans DNA window AAAGGAAGGGATCTTTTTCGACGGTTGGGCCTGGAGGAAATGGTTTGGCGTTATGATGTGAATGCACCGGAATCTGGACTTGTTCGAAACCGATTAAATAGATGGAATGACCTATCCAAACAAATTCAAGGACGAATTCAGTCTTTGCGATATTCAGCGAAAAATACACTTGAGAAAATGTTTCAATGCCTTGAATAATAGCAATGAAAAGTTCACCATTTACGCGAAAATAAAATTTTACAGCCCCGCATTAAAAGTTCGCCTATCACACAGGCGATAGGCCGGAACAAGGCGATCCCAACGCAATCATAAAGGTTATTAATGTTAACACATGTTATTTTTTTGATTGATTCAATGGTTGGAGGAGGTGCTGAAAGAGCCGTAGTAGAGATGTTGCGCCATCTGGATCATACTCGTTACAGGCTATCACTCGCGCTTTTCAGGAATGATGGCGATTATATGGATTTAATTCCATCCTATGTGACTATAATCGATCTTTCCAGGTATACAGGGCGATCCAATATCATTAAGCGCATTAATGGTATTAGAAAAATGGTAGCAGATAATAATCCGGACATTATTATCGCCGGTTTGGAGTCGCCAAATTTATCTCTTCTTCGGGCAGCCCCTTTTATTCGAGGCTACTGTCGTATAGTTATTACTGAACATAATAATTTGAGTATGCGATTAAAAAAAAGTCGCTCAGAATTAATGAAAAAAGCAAAATCTATCGAGATACAAGCTTTATATCGTTTAGCGGATAGAATAATTGCCGTTTCAGATGGTATTAAAACTGATCTTGTTCACAATTTTAGTTTACCTGATCAGCTGATCTCGGTAATCCATAATCCAATAGATATCGAAAAAATAAAACTAGCGGGAATAAGCAGTCCGGAAATTTCAGGGAATTATCCTAACAAGCCATTAACCATAATATCTGCCGGAAGGTTGGTACCTCAGAAAGCTTTCCATGAATTGATAAAAGCTTTTGAAAAGGTGAGGGAACATGTTCCAGCCTTGTTACTAATTTTTGGCGAAGGGCCGCTGCGAACAGAATTGGAACAACAGGTGAGAAGTCTTAACCTTGAAAAATATGTCAAACTCCCAGGTTTTACGAACAACCTTTGGAGCGAAATGGCTAAAGCTACAATTTATGCATCCTCATCTCATTGGGAGGGATTTCATTTGACACTTACTGAAGCGATGGCTTGTGGAATTCCTGTAGTAGCAACAGACTGTGACTACGGCCCAAGGGAGATAATTACACATGGCAAAAATGGATTAGTTACACCTGTAGGGGATGTGGAAGCCCTTGCGAAACAAATCATTGAGCTTTTATGCAGTGATAAGCGACGCAGAAAATTGGCAAATGAAGGTCTGACGCGCAGCTATGACTTTGATAGCCGAGTGATTGCCAAAAAATACTCCGAACTTATTGAGGCAGTTCTTTAATCCTACAACCAACACTGCGGGTTCATTTGAAAAGACGACAATTGCCAGGTTGGCGTATTCACCGCTTATGCGGTAGAAAGCGGTACGCCATGGTTGACAAACGGCTGTTTATCCCCAAGCGTCGATTTACCGACGATTATCTGAATCATCGGTAAAAATGCAGGTTGCCTGAACATACCGTTTTTCAAACCAAACCATAACTGACCGTTGAAATGATTACTGATATCAGCAATGAAAAGGTACTGGTGGTTAATATATACTTGATGACTAGGCATACGGGGGCAGCCCGGAATTTATTGCCGAGGGTTGAATCCCTACCGTAAATATCAGGCGAAAATGAAAAGAGATAATATCAGATTTATTTCCGGGATCCTCATTTTTAACCTGATTTTTTCATTAATTGGGACTTTTTGCTTCATATACTTATTACTACATTATAATTCCAAGAAAAAAAACAATTATGACTTAGCACTTCTATGCAAGGGCGATTTAGATTGCTCAAGCATTTTACAGAAAGCTATAGATAATTCTGCAAGCACTGGCGTAGAGTTATACATTCCACCTGGGAGGTATTTAATTACAAAACCTCTCCGGTTGAAATCGCATGTGAAGATTAGAGGGGCAGGCCAATATGTTACCTCAATTATTCTGGCGAAACGCAACAAGGATAATTTATCA harbors:
- a CDS encoding glycosyltransferase translates to MLTHVIFLIDSMVGGGAERAVVEMLRHLDHTRYRLSLALFRNDGDYMDLIPSYVTIIDLSRYTGRSNIIKRINGIRKMVADNNPDIIIAGLESPNLSLLRAAPFIRGYCRIVITEHNNLSMRLKKSRSELMKKAKSIEIQALYRLADRIIAVSDGIKTDLVHNFSLPDQLISVIHNPIDIEKIKLAGISSPEISGNYPNKPLTIISAGRLVPQKAFHELIKAFEKVREHVPALLLIFGEGPLRTELEQQVRSLNLEKYVKLPGFTNNLWSEMAKATIYASSSHWEGFHLTLTEAMACGIPVVATDCDYGPREIITHGKNGLVTPVGDVEALAKQIIELLCSDKRRRKLANEGLTRSYDFDSRVIAKKYSELIEAVL